The Pomacea canaliculata isolate SZHN2017 linkage group LG14, ASM307304v1, whole genome shotgun sequence genomic sequence gtgtgtggtgttttaGGATGGAATTGGTTTTTTACACTGAGTcagcaattaaggctatatcacggaacgacagccagccctgtaaacagatgccacattcagagaaagaacagcgtgaccgagacgagagttgaacccaggacagccaacctcggtcactgcattggtgacaggcgctaaccaccCGTACTTTCTAAGATCTTGAGCAAGATAATAAATACGtgtaaaataacataaagagATCCAAAATGTACAATCTGTTAAGAAATTGAATAGCAGAAAGGACACATTTCGTATTTCGAAATATACGGTACCTGAAGTGTGAACTGTTCTCAATCCGTTCATAACCCAAGAACGCTCGATTCTCAAACGGTCTGTACGCTTCATTTATCAAGATGGCGACGTGTCTCAAGTGTGTATTTATTGAAATTCCGCAACACAAACACTCTATTGTCTTGGTATTGAGGACGATGATAATCGCTTCCTAACTTTAAAGCACATATTTACTTGTACAAGTCTTGAACTAAACTTAGTTGTTGATGCAAAGACAGCAGACTGTCGAAAGTTCGTCCATATTTTGTGCTGCTGTAGTGGTGGTTTGATACGTTAACTGTGTATGGTGtaaaacattataaattaattttaggTTGTTTTATTTAGTACTTTAAAGTTATGCTCTAGGAAAATTGTTCAATTATAAAGGATTAAATGTGTTCCTCGGGGTGGCATGCGACAACATGATCTTATCTTCTGAGCCTAGTTTTAGCAcctacaagaaagaaaagaccaCCCCATccccaaaaggaaaaaaaattaaaatctttatgTCTTAtgtttaataaagaaaaataatagaaaagtATAACAGACAGGATTGACTAGGGTTTGCTAGATAGCATTTATTGGAGGCTTATGAAGAACTGTGTGGGTAGTGTAACAATTGTTCAGATTAACATTGGAGATGAGACCACACAGTttcagaaatgatttttttttgtgaaaattaaatGTCAATTTTGAATGAAAATGGGGATTGGTTAAAATGACTAGATGGATTTATTATCTCACCTGCAGATGACAAACCTGTGAAATTCTATCCCATATCATTGGCAATGGATGTTCATCTTCTGGATAAAGCTCTGAACTGTTATGGGTCATCACTCCTTCATCAGCTAGAAGCAGAACATGGAGATGCTGCAGTTATTCCAGTGGCTTTGCGCAGAAAATATTCTGGCATTGCAACAGTTAACAAAGACTTTTGGTCTTCCGAGGATAAAGAGTATGGCTATCAAACTTTGTTACAATTTGTTAATATGCTCATCTTTTTGCTTGCTTGAGCAAGACTGTTGCTTGCAGATTAATATTTATATGAACATTTATATTTGCATAATAAGTATATATGCTTTGTTGATTTCCTATCTGTGCACagaggtaaatattttttcataaaagtgtATTAGAAAGCATTTCAATCGGACagttatgaaatatttgtatggAGCATTAGCAGTTCACACTGAATAACACCCCAATatcaattttcatttttttcagaaatggaGAATTTAAAGCAGCTGTTGAAAAGTTTATTGCTAAAAAAGCTGACCTTTTGTTTGAATCCAAACACCATCGAAGTGTGACGAAGGATGTACTAGAGGAGAACCCAGAAGGTTTGACCTTTGATTGCAGATAGggataggtgtgtgtgtgatcgagAGAGGGATTGGAGAAAAAAAGACGTATTCTCTAAAGATGATAGTACAGCAAGACTGAGTGGGGCAGGACAGATTGTGGAAGgcctgagagagagaatgttagGCAGTAAATGTTTAACAAATCATGTTGGCATGGCTGACTGCTTGCTTTTATTGCATGCATCAATTTCAGATGTTTATGGCATACTTGCACCTTTGGAATCCTTCATGCATGTACCACCTGATCTGTGTCATCAGCACTTCTATGAGGTGAGTAGGCTTTGCAGAAGATCATTAGTGTTCACCTTGTGACATTTCTGGTCAAATGTGGAGTCtcagataattttttattgCTAACATCTAGTATGTTGAATCTCTatgtttaacaaaattaaaataaatttaagcaTTTTCAGGTTTACTATAGACAAAGTTGAATGCTTGTAGTTGAAAAAGATTGTTCACTTGTGTGTTAAAGATTGTAGATGGGGAAATATAGCAAAACCCACTTGAATAAATGAGAACATTTAAAACGCAGTTTGCCTTCTTACCTGTTGCTACAGAGCCTATCTGTGGATGATGTTGTAATTGGCGTCGTCGTGTCTGTAATGGAGACAGGTTTGGTTGCTCGCCTCTTGTGTGTTGACAGCCCAAGCATGGACCGAGATATCGATGAACTCGACATCACAGTGAGTCAAGGAAAATATTCTGATATGATGTAGTGTAATTATTTTCCTGTAGCCAcagtatttcttctttcagtaaTTTACACTTGTTCAGTCTTCTGTAATGTATTATATAATAATGTATTTCAGTTGTCTCACTTTGTTACTGCACTTTACTCCCAGAAGTAATATTGTTGATTTGCAGGCCTTTTGTCCATCCAAGGAGCTGCCACGAATGTTTACTCATCAAAGTGTCACAGAAGCTTACCAGCCACGTGATATAGTGAGGGGTCAGTCACCCATGTCACCTTCTCCtgtttgttattactgttaGGATTAAGTGTTTcagtgttcttttcttttgcagctAGCTTACCAGAAGCATATGAAGTAATTATCCTAAAACTAGGTTATGGATTTTCCCATACTGCCCTGTTGTGGTGTTTCATGTGTCTCCAGTCCTGTAAAAGTTTTTAGTTTACCTCATCCTCatcaaagaaaatttgtaaTGCAGTCGgaatgtaaatttttaaattatatctaCTTGCTTTTGTGTCACTTTAAAAATGGGTATCGTGTAACCCTGGTCATAGTGTAGCAGGTTAGAACTACATGAATTTCTTGCGTTGTTAGTGGAACAGGTTAGAAGTACGTGAATTTGTTACAGTGTTAGTGCATTGCCTGGTTGTTGCAGGCATTGTTTTGTCCATTAACccagagaaggagaaaattATATTGTCACTTCGGGACAAGTCTGACGTGGCAGAGAAGGAAATACTTCCTAAAATAGTAGGACTTTTTCTgcaacttttcttttaattctacTTTTCCCACAGAAATCGTTCTTAGTTCTATTTATATAGTATATTTAATTATCTATGTAGTAgacattaagagaaaaacagtgtatgtgcgtgtgtgtacgtgcatgaAAATATAGAAATTCATACAAGGTATCTTtaaatttgctgtttttttggGCTCTGCATTCCAGGGACTTATCAGTAAAGATGATTTTCCTGTTCATTACAGGTAAGAACATTATGTACCTGGAAACACCTATGATACTAATTGtgaattcttaaaaaaaaattctttttttttttcgtgttgaTCAGCTATTCATATCACTTTCAGGTATGTTCTCTTCTCTGTTAACAGTAAAGAATTTTCAGCTTAACTTCTAAAAAAGAAACCTGAAGGAATTATGAATAATGTTCTAATTATGATCATGTTGTACCTCCCAGGCGAAAGCTGCAGAAGAATGAGATGTCATTCAATCAGCTTCTTCATTCCATCCTGGGATTCACCAACAAGGGCAGTGTAGATTTTCTGCGTTCATCCCTAGGTCTCAGCAACACAAGCTCGCTTATGCGAGGACTGCACAGGTATGTGCTGTATCATAGTGAGAGTTGACTTTTATAATGTAGTTCCTTACCCAGGTTCACCCTTTTCCGCTCTTCTGGTCTTTATCTTGGTAGTATCATATGCCTCAATTTGATACACAGATTGGTTGTTTTGCTTCCCTTCCCCTGTTATCTGCTCTTCTATGATCATATCATCTGGTGAGgtcaaagaacaaatgaaattttttgCTGTAAACTCTCTTTCTTCGAGACTTACTAGATGATGTGACATCAAGGCCATCCCAACTTCCCTGTTGATTAATTGGGTTgagtgctaaaaaaaaaataaaaacctgctGTATTTGCTGTGCTGTCAACTCTATAGCTGTGTAAGGGATGTTGCTTATGTGACCAGTGAAGCACACCCCAACAACAGGCATATCCTAGTTTAACCTTCAATAGTTCAAGAGCAAATGTTAGCCTATTTCTCCTATGGTTATGCATTTGGTAAGTCTAAAAATTtatgcaataataattttattcttgaaatGTGCTAGAACAGGTGATGGTACTGGTTAAAGCTGCATGGTTGCACTGTTTCATCTTGACCTTTGTCATATTGTGGTTGGATCTGTTCATATGTTCAGATTGAAAATTCCAGAGGAGGAGTATGCAGACAAACTGAGAAAATGGCAAGCGCAGAAGCAGGCTCGTTGGAGGTTAGTTAGATTATAAAGTGTTGATACCTGCAAAATGACGACGTGCCTGCATTTATACTACAGCAAGCATGCATTTTACTATGTGGTGGAATACTTTCTGCtctgtttcatttctttgttcataTCCAAAAAAACAAAGTCAGGAGCAGTAGTCAACAATCAGTGGAAATACTTAATCTTGTAAGTGAACTGCTAAAGTGCAGACCTGAAAATGTGGACAGTGTATCTGAGGACAGTGAAAGAAACAGACCAAGACTGcaagtaaaggaaaaaaaagcacatgcCCAGAGAAACTTTTATTGCAAATGGTTACAGACATCCTCACCTAATGAATGAGGATGATGACGGCACAATATGAGTAACACATTTACTTGTCCCTGTTGTGTGAATTACCAAATGAGCACACAGCAGAAGCATGTTCAAACATCTGACACAGACACTTTGTTGTTTACACGTGTGTATCTGTAAAGTAGAGTAGCTCACTGTGATTGTAAtcatttttctgattgtttaAGTGCTATGAGCTAGTATACAATCAGAGGTCTGACTTGGTGTTGCAGTGTAGAACAAGGTGTGGAGATGGTCAAAAAAGGGAGGCAACTGGAGGCCATCCAGTATTTGAACCGAGCGCTACAGCTTGATCCTGACAACACAGAGGCTTTGGTAGCCAGAGGCGCTGTGTGAGTTGTACTTATCACTGTACTTTTCAGTGTAGCAGTTTGTAAAACGTACACAAAGACAttcaaaattattaatgtttatatgcACAGATTAAAAGCTACTTTAAGTCAACACGAAAAGCTGCACACAATAAATAAAGGCACATGTATAAATGGACAGCATATTCAACGGTCAGTCTTACACAGATGCATGTTGTCTGGCAAAAGGTCTTATAAGAAGTTTTCTGGTAGTGttttaaaagtgattttatCATAAAAGGATTTGGTGGCTGTATGACTCACATGTGTCtttgtgtgcacacacgtgtgtgtacattttttctattttattcctCTGCAGTAATGTAACTTATTTGCTGTATTCCAGCTATGCTAATAACGAGTGTTACCCAAAAGCAGTGGAAGATTTCGAGAGGGCCCTTGAAGCTGATCCTAAACATTCAAATGCTCGCAAATACCTCCTCGAAACAAGACTTGCATTTGGAAGGAGGTTTGTATGGTGCTAATATGGTGACTTGCAAATACAGTTGAACTCTGGCTTTTGTGTGCAGTATACCCCTTTGCTTTTGCTGTAGCTATCTTCTGTTTTAAGCAAAGTCCATCAGTCAAATAGCCACATTTAAATCAAACACACAACAGTAAAATAATAGCTGATTCTTCTACAAGGAATTTGGATGAACAGCAGAAATATGATTCCGTTCCTAACCCTGCCACCATTCACTAGTGACCCtggatttaaatatttcagatagCTGTTTTCAGTAGAAGACTTGAAAAACTTAGTCCTGTGCAATTATGTCTGCACAAACATCATAGTACATAAAGGGTAAAGACAGGTTACATGGCAATTAGTAAGTAGTAAAGATGTAAGAATTCTTCTGCTGCAATGAAttgtttgcaaataaaaatttatttctcttaacACTCTCTTGTGTTTTAACTTTCTACTTTAATAAGACccatgagtaaaaaaaaaaaaaaaagtaatcacatCGTGATAAAAATGCCAGAACTGTTTTTAGGGAGAATCTAAATATCCAAGACTTTCTTGGGCTTTATGCTTAGCCATGAAGAAAGGGATCAGTTGGAGGAAGCAGAAGATGATTACAAGGAGGCACTGAAACTGAATCCACAATCAAGCGAAGCTCGAGATGGGTTGGAGCGGGTCAAACATCTTCAGGTATGACAACCAACTCTGGTCAAATTACAAGATCAAGTGaagtttgtgtgtctgtgatgtTATCATTAGATATTTAATCTGACAATCTTGTCGTCGCCATGAATGAACTTTACTACATAGAACAAGAATAGCTTCctgtcatcaaaatatttctttcatcacaATGATTGCTGTTTCTTATCACATCTGCTCAGATTGGATATAAATATTGTGGATCATATGTAGGGTGAATGCAGTTTGGACCTCGGGTGTCAGATGTTCTTTAGGGTTGTGTCACATTACATTTTTACTGTTGTCACTTTCAGGATTTTATGTTCTTTCAGGCTAAAGATAAAtctaaaaaaggaaaacattcacCTGTGATTGTTATTTCAACATCTGGTTCCtctgatgaagatgacaaactGCAGAGGGCTACAGAGACACTTAAACGGTTAATACATGCAGACGATAAGGACAACAGGTAATATGTGCAGTGCAAGGCACTTAGTCTTGTCTGCATTTGGCTTGTGAGGTGGTTTTAATTGAAATTAAGTGAAGCAGTCATCAGATTTTATAAGACAAAGCTGTGATATTCATGGGTTATTATCAGCTGTTCTGAGGTGTGTGCATAAATAATCTAGTAATAGCAATGTGATCACATGCACAGGTTAAACAACTGGGCTTTTATATGAAGGTATTTTTCCTGTGTAATAATACACGCGTGTTTATATGTATTCGTTTAGTATAATTGTGTGTAGCATGAACTGTTTTGAC encodes the following:
- the LOC112555097 gene encoding tetratricopeptide repeat protein 14-like yields the protein MDVHLLDKALNCYGSSLLHQLEAEHGDAAVIPVALRRKYSGIATVNKDFWSSEDKENGEFKAAVEKFIAKKADLLFESKHHRSVTKDVLEENPEDVYGILAPLESFMHVPPDLCHQHFYESLSVDDVVIGVVVSVMETGLVARLLCVDSPSMDRDIDELDITAFCPSKELPRMFTHQSVTEAYQPRDIVRGIVLSINPEKEKIILSLRDKSDVAEKEILPKIGLISKDDFPVHYRRKLQKNEMSFNQLLHSILGFTNKGSVDFLRSSLGLSNTSSLMRGLHRLKIPEEEYADKLRKWQAQKQARWSVEQGVEMVKKGRQLEAIQYLNRALQLDPDNTEALVARGAVYANNECYPKAVEDFERALEADPKHSNARKYLLETRLAFGRSHEERDQLEEAEDDYKEALKLNPQSSEARDGLERVKHLQAKDKSKKGKHSPVIVISTSGSSDEDDKLQRATETLKRLIHADDKDNRKAKTKVGSRSRSRKKSRKHSRRKSRHKKSYMSSSSSSETDSSSSPNSEIQKKQKQHYTRCPVDDSPDSLESEQERKSNSRGKDRQLTSGPLHREKIQIEGKHLTSRPQKQQSRVKEKELSSDSSLSDAS